CGAGATCGACAGGGGAGGGGCGTCATTGAGAGCTTCCTCGGCGACGACCGGACCGGCTACGCCGTGGCGTCCACAGTCGCCAGCAAGATGCGGTACTATTCGGCCGTGGCCGCCCTCTGGCAGCGGTGTGAGCACAAGATAAGCCTCCGGGAGTGGCTATCAAGCAGCTCGATTCTGCTGCTGGGCGACAACGAGACGGCATCAGCCTCACTTGATGTAGTGAATCAACTGATGTTTACCGTCATCGCCGAGGAAATTGATCTCCAGGGAAACTCTGCCAACCGAAGGACATGGCTCTGGCTCGACGAAGTGCGTCTCGCTGGCGGTGTGCTCAACAGCGGGAAGCTTGCCCGCCTTGCCGTCAAGGGCCGCTCACGCGGCGCCGCCCTGGTGCTTAGCTTTCAAGATATCGATGGGTTTCGGCTGGTCGCGGGCAAGGAGACCGCCAACGAGGTCGTCGCTCAGTGCAGCAATATTGCGTTACTTAGGATGTCGGGGGAGGCGTCCGCTGAGTGGGCATCCAAGGTCATTGGCCAACACGAGACGATCGAGGTGCACCACTCGGATTCCACCAGGTTGCTGGGTGCTGAGAGTCGGACCGAGCAACGCGTCGTCAAAGACGCCCTTATGCCCTCGCAGTTCTACGAGTTCCCGGCCACGAACCCACAGAACGGCCTGCACGGAGTATTCATCTCGACCGCCAGGGGGGCTGAGCTGGTGAGGATAGCGCCGAACGAGGTTGCAGAGGTTGTCGTCACCGCCCTGCAGGAAGAGCGGGATGCCATCGTGGTGAGGCCCAGCGCGGATCAGTGGCTACGGGAGTGGACTTCCAGTGACTACCGGCGGCTCGGTGTCGAACGCGGGATTGAGGGCGCCGCCCATGTGACGCCCGAGATGAAGCCGAAACTCAGGCTGCGCCGTCCTGACGGCATGGCGGAGGTGCGGCTACCGAAGGCGGTCGTGTAAGGAAGCAGGGAAGGATTGATAAAAAGAGAAGTGAGAGGAGTCGCCACGGTGCGGTTCGTGCTGCTCGGTCAGAGGCAGACAAGAACTGGCTGACGCTGTCTGGCAGCGGTACTCGGATCGCCGCCCATCCCTTGTTGCGAGCATGAGGTCACCACGTGTTCGGGTTGCCGTCATGGGCTTCTGCCGCCCGCCCCTTTATCAGGACAGCTGGAGGTCGGCAACGCAGTAAGCATTCGCCGGCGCCAGCGCCGTGGTTGGAAAAGTGCGCAGAAGTTTACGTCCTGCGCGTATTTGAGGACAAAACTCTGAGGTTGAAAACGACTGGGAATCTGGATTTCGTCGCCAGAATCCACATCGACGGAGATCAGGGATACAACCGACCAATCGTCTCAAGGCTTGGGCTATTTAGCAAATCGCCAGGTGTTACGTAGTCAGCGATGACGGCCAAGGCCTTCTGGGCTGGCGAAGCGGACAAGGGCGCGGTGCAGCGGAACTCTCTGTCAGCATTGTCAACGAATGGGGCGTCGGCGATAGACGAGACAAACTCTCGGGCCAATGCTTCCACCTGGGTTTCAGAGACCTCTGGTGCTTTCTCGTTAGCCGTCGCGACAGCATTCCCAGCCGCCGAGCCGGCCATGAAGGGCACCTGCTCTCCCGTCCATTCGTAGATCATCGCATCCAACTCAGCTTCGGACACATCCACGGGAGCCGCGGTCGCATAAAGCAACTCTCCTGGCCCTTCGGGTTCATCCAGAATCCGTGCGAACAAGCTACCCGGTTCGATAGTTGGAATCTCGGTCTCCGGCCGAGCTGCAAACAACCGCTCCCGAATCCGCCGCCCGGCCCAACGACGCCGGGGCTCTCGCCTCGATTGCGAGAGGATTGCGAGGGAGTAGACATCATCGTCCTCTAGTAAAGCTTCGTCGTACGCGCGGTATACAAACTCTGAGCAGATCATCGGCTCGCGGCCCTCAGAACTGATCAGACGGATGAACTCGTTGGCTCTATGCAGCACGCCGTAAATGATCTTACGAAGGAGGCCATCGCCGAGGTTGACCTTGTGCGCTACGCAGATTGCCGCGACCAACAAGATCTGGTCGAAGCCGTAGCGGCTCCCGTCAGAAAGCCGCCTATTTGCCGCTGTAAGAACCGCACCTAGCTCATGAGTGGAGGTTAGCCTACGCACCTCTACCCAGTCGCAACCGGCAATGCTGTAGTGCAGCGGATTTGGGTGCAGCCCTGGGTTGCCCATAATGAGCGACTCGCCAACTTGCTCGTCGCCAAGATACAACCCGGCATGACTGACTTCCGTTCCATCCAGCTTGCGGATCAGCACCGACATCGCGTTCTTCCAGGCATTCGATGCACGGTAGAGCAGCACGTCACCAGGAAGAAGATCGTTTGCGTCTAGACTGTTCATGGCATGCCCTTCTTGCAATATTCCTATTCTATAGATGTTAAAGTAAATAGCCGTAACTGTAACTCAAAGCCCAACGAATCGTATTGGTGTGATCTGTCTGATTCCTGATAGCCACCCAGGAAATCAATTCGAATGCAAATCACTCAATATTGACGACGAACTCCCCGCTACGAGCAACGCACACGCCGCCTTTCACAACGAAGCACTCGACCCAGTGCATTCCAGCGTATTGCGTCGATTCATGCCGCTTCCTGCCGCTGGCATCGCTGCGGTAAAAATCCCCCCGTAGCTGCTGGGCCGCTGTTGCTTCTTTCCCGGTATTCACCACCTGCCAGTGAACGTCATAGGGCTTTGGGATGTCAGTGATCGCCTGGAATTCGAGGTCAACCCGCTTGGGGAGCGGCGCGCCGTTGCTGCCAAACCGTGTCGGGCGGAATCCGTTCCGGAAGTAGCGGGCGCGAATCTCGACTCGGTGACCCAACGGTCGCATTCGCCACTTTGGCGGCTGCCGGTGTGGGGCGTCGAGGCGCAACCAGGCACGCGGCACGCGGCCGAACGCGGAGATCGGCGCCTGCTGGGCGCCCGGCAGTGGGCCGGAGTATCGGCTTGCCACGGCGCTGCCCGGGCGGTCGCCGAAGACGCCCCGGAGCTTCGTTTCAAGTTCGCCGCGAGACGTGACGTTGAGGAGGTCGTCGATGTCTTCTTGGACCCATTCGACCCACTGGAAAAACGCTTCCGCCTTGTTGCTGCCCGGCTCGTTCCAGCGATCGGCAAAATTCTCTTCTGGGTTCACCGGGTTGGGAATTACCCACTGGTCAGCGTCGCAGCGGATCGCCCCGGACTGCTGGTAGTCCCGCATCCTGTGGACGAAGCTCGCGAGCGTCGAGTACACGTCGGGTTCTTGCCGATACCCGCTGGCTGCCAGCGTCGAGATGATCATCGAGATCGGTTTGTCACACTCATCATCGCGGCCGTCAAAGCGGACGTCACGGTGTCGTTTGAGAATCTGGATCGCCCGTTGCAACGGAGTCCGCACGAGCTGGTCGGGGACATCGTCCACGCGAGCGAATAGGTCTGGGTGGCGCGCCTGAAGCGACGCCCGCGAGCGGGCCGCGACCGCGAGAAATACCTCGCGTTGCCGCTCGAAGAACCAATCGACGTAGCCTGCGGGGTTCGTGCCGCCCCAGCGGTAAACGTCGGCGGTGCGGTTGGTGAGCGCGACCGATTGCTCGCTGTGGCGCGGCTGGACTCCGGCGTGGTAGGACGGGTCGGGAACGCACGGCAGCACGTCGAGATGGAAGCCTACGCCGTCCGCCTCGGCGTAGGTGAGCGTCCAGCAACGTCTCCCCTCGGCGTCGAGCATGTCCCGATATTTGCCATGCGCCTTCAGGCGGTCGCCAACCAGCCGCTTGACGACGGAGGGCGAAGTCGCCCCCTTCGGGATCTTGAGTTCACAGACCAGATCAATGTCGTACTCCGGGGACTGGTAGGTCGGCAGCGGGCGGACCACCGTGCCGAGCCGGAACGACCCCTGTGGGTAGACGCGCGTCTCTCCCGTCGCGCCGTGATACTCCCCCTCTTCGAGCCAGCGTCCGACCGCTTCGTACCGTTCCACCGCTTCGCGGTACTTCGAGGGGGGGATGTCAAGTTCCCTGGCGACCTCGACTAGCAGCGTGTCAACGATCAGCATCCGGTTGTCGGGCATTGTGGAATCCTTTCAGTTTTCTTGGGCGATCCGCAGCGCTGGCCGGAAGCCATCGACGGACCGATTCTGGTCGTAAACGAGGAAGGGTAGGTCGGCCTTCGGCATCCACACGCGACCCATTTCGACGGCGGCCGACACTGGGACCGCCGGGAAGACGTGCAGTTCAGCCGCCTCTCCGTGTTCGTTTTTTATCTGCTCGAACGCCAACCGAATGGCCCGGCGGAAGTCCTGGAGGTGGGCGGCGGATTGCATATAGTCATTCCCGGGCGCTGCGTGGGACAGCGACCACACGGCCGCGTCCTCCCCAACGACCGTGAGGGCGCGTTCGGAACGGATATGCGCCGACAATTCCAGTAGCAGCGCGACGCGGCCAGAAACTCCGGCGCAGCGCTGGCTGACGCTGTGGTTCACCGGAGACGCCTGATCGTTCCAGACCCAAGTCGGCGGCTCGCGGCGGCGCTGCCGCACTTCGGCATGTGGGATGTCAGAGAGAAGCCTGCCGAGGAGCACCAGGAGTGGGATCGGCGCGAGGCCGAACACTGAAAGCCGACGGATCTCGTCGCTGGCGATGCGCGGGGTGACTTGCGCCGCGAAACTGCGGCGGAGGTGCTCCGCCTCCAGCGTCCAGTACTCTTCTTCCCGGTCCTCGAATGAACTGTTACGTAGTCCAAACGCGATGGGTTGCCTCGTCGCGGGGTACTGGTCGGGTAGGAGAGCAGCCGCGGCTTCTTCGTAGCTGAGCGGCGCCTGGTGCTCGCCGATCCGGGCGCCGTACAAGAGAATATGGGATTGCATCGCCTCGGCGACACCGCCGGCTATTTCAAGACGCTCCTCGTGCCGCCGTTTCATCTCGCGGAGCCGATCGACGGGGTGCCCGTCGACATCCACCCGGTCGACCAAACGGTGGTCGGCGCACAGCAGCATCAGATTGGCCAGTTCCCCCTTGAGCTTCTCCGAAAGGATGGCGTCTCCACGGGGGCCTCCAGGCCGATCCGCGACAATGTGGGCGATGTACGCGGAGTTGAACTCTGCTTGGGTGACGTCGTCGCGGTAGAGCGGGCGGTTGCAGCCCTCATACTCACACCGCCCGCCCGCCTGTCCCCAGAGGCAGAATTTGACCCATTCTTTGATGTAGCTGACCGACATAGGTAATCCCTGGGCTAGGGTTTCGAGCGTTTGCGGCCCTTCACGGCGACCGACTTGGGGCCGGGCTTCCCGGGTCCGTGGCATTGATCGCCCGGCAGGGATCGATGGTGGGGTTTGACGGGCACGGTTTTCGGGTCCGAGATGGCGGGCCGTGCCGAGCCGCCGCAGTTTTCCTTGGACATGGGTCTTCTTCTCTGTGGGGCGTACGACGATGGCGAGAGCCTATCTCTCCTATTACTACGAAGCGCCGTTACAATCAGAAGCTTTCGCCACTTCGGGCCGGCTGTAACGGCCCTTCGTATAGGTCGGTGCCCCCGCCGATTGTTCACGCGGTCACCAGAGGCTTCCCTATGAACCCAACCGTCGAAGAGCCGCCAGATGAGGTCGATATCGCCCTACGGCTCCTGGAAGGGGACCAGTCGTGCCTGGCCGACCTCATCCGGCTGACGGCGCCAATTGAAGAGGCGATCCGCGGTCGCTTCCCCTCCCTCGCGGCCGACGCTGAGGACATAGTGGCCGAAGCGGTGCGCAGGCTCTGGAAGGCGAGGGCGAACTTCGACCCTGACCGGCCGCTGCGGCCGTACCTATACCGGATCGCCGAACGGGTAGGGCTAGATTACGTCGAAGGACGGCTGAGGTGGCTCGCGATGCGAGCTAAGGAGGTCGCGTGGGAAACCGAGCAGCTTGCTGTCGTCCCTCCGCCCTACTGCGAGGAGTTAGCTGCGGAGGACGTAGCGCCAGCTCCGAGCAAGAAGCTGCTGCGTGACGTGCGAGAAGCCGTCGACGGGCTGAAGAACCCTTTACACAAAGCGGTGCTGGTGGCCTACGCGGAGGCCGGTGACTACGTGCTGGATGCCGGGCTGCTGGGACAGCGGCTGGGAGAGGAGCATAACGGCGGGGTCCCGATCCCTGCGGGCACGATTCGACAGTACAAGCATCGCGCCAAGTCCGCGGTGGAGGCGGAGCTTCGTAGACAGGGGCACAATGTGGATCTTCTGGTGAGGGTGATATGAGCAACAACAAGCAAGGCGAGCGACTAGACGCCTTATGCCATCGAGTGATTGTGCCGGCTGGCTTCGACCCGAAGAACGATGCGGAGATCGAGCGGATGCTCGAAGCGCTTGGCGGAGACGACACTGCAGAGCGAACCGATCGGATTCTCTTGAAGGTGCTCGGCAAGCGGCGTATGGCCTGGGAAGAACCGGTAGCTGAGGCCTATGAGTGCGACACGAACGATGCGGCCGCTAACGAGTTCGTTGAGATGTTCCGCGCGCCAGGTGAACCGCTGTCGGAGGATTTGGAAGCGAAGCTCCGGGAGATGGAGCAGCGGGCGATGGAAGAACCCAGCGAAGACGGCGAAACTGGTCCGAACGAAGAACGGGGCGAGCGTGGCGGTTCCAAGTAGCAATCCATGGCGCTTGGCGCACGCCGCGCGCGAGCGGGCAACGTTGGAGGGAGAAGCGGTGGCCGAAGCTCTTGGGTGCGATACCCCGCCGATCGATCCCTTCGACGTGGTGAGGCGGGAGCGCCGCCTGATCCATGCCGAGGGCGATGACTTCGGCGACGCGTTTGATGGGAGGATACGCTACCTCGGTCGCCGGTTCTTGATCGCCTACAACACTTGCTACGATCGGTGGCCGCATCAGGGCAAGCACCACTCGAAGGTCTTGTTCACGGTCGCTCACGAATTAGGCCACTTCTACCTGCCAGAGCACCGAAGGCGCTTGGTGACGAGCCGTCGGGCGCACGACTCCTTCACCGAGTTCGTGGCCGACCGTCAGATCGAGCAGGAGGCCGATGCGTTCGCCGCGGGCCTGCTGATGCCCAAACAGCTGCTGCGACGGTTTGTAAACGCCGAGAACTTCCCGACAATCGAACGCATCAAGGAAGTGCGCAACCTGTTCAGCGTCTCGCTGACGGGCCTGCTAGTCCGCTGGACACAGCTCTCGGACTTCCCGTGTCTGACCGTGGCGGCCCGCGGCGATGAGATCCTCTTCGGCTGGGCCTCCGAGTCGCTGCGCAGTCAGGGCGTGTGGGGAGTTCGCCGCGGTGAGCGTGCGGTAGGCAAGGAGTTTCAGTCCTTCGTTCGGCATTCTCAAACAGGGGGCGGATACCGCGAGTCAAAAGCGAACGGGGCACTATACTCCTGGGCCGAACATGAAGGTCGGCGGCTACTCACACAGGAACACTACTTCTATATCCCTCACACCGGGATGTCTTGGTGCCTCGTCATGGCAGACGAGCAAGACTTCGAGCGTCAGAGCTACTGATCAGCTTTATGCCGCAAGACCGTTCAAAGATGCGTCGGTCCGACACTCTCGCGTAGATTGGGCAGTTAAGGTAGGGCAAGCGTCAGGCTGCGTGCAAGTGGCTGACTTCCCGCGTCAACAGAAGGCATCGGCAACCGGCCTGCGGTGCAACTATCAGTGCAACGCGAACTGAACTGTGCTCGGAAAGCCCAGGGAGGTTACGCCCTCCCCGGCTGCATTCAGTATCAAAATCCGCTGCTGCATTCGTCGTTGAGCAGCGGTCTTGCCTTGTCCTGATCCACCGCAGCTGAGCCTTGGTTACTCGAGTCAGTGGTCTGTCCTCAGCATGTCCCACAGCAAACGAGCGATGGTGCTCACTACTTCAGCAGCTCAACCGCAAACCCACGCCGCGCAAGTCAATGCATCTTCAATAGGTTGTATGAGCGTAAAGCTGCGGTCGGTGTCTTGACCGCTGCACGAAGACCTTGCTTTCGCGGTCAGTTCTTCAACGGAGTGGAGTAGCCAGATGGGATGTATCGCCAAGCTGTCGAATTTGGGCGGCGATCTGACGGAGGTGAGGATCCGCGTGGGCGAAGAACCGCTTCAATCCGGGGCACAAATAGCTAAGTCCCGGCTGGCCGTCCGGGCTCTTGGTGAAGCGGTTCTTGGGGCAGTCGCCGTTGCAGGCGAAGCGGTAGTCGCACTTCTTGCAGTGGTCCGTCAGTGTGTCGCGTTTGTTGCAGCCAAACTTTCGCTGCTCTGGCGAGTAGACCATGTCGGCCAATTGAGGCCCGTCCTTGCTGAGCATTCCAATCTGGTACTCGGGGTAGACGAAATGGTCGCAAGAGTAAACCGCGCCGTCTTTCTCCAACGCGACGCATCTGCCGCAGGTTTCAGCCATTGTACAGAGCTGGGCGGGTTTGTTCATCCATTGCCCGACAGCCGACTCGAACCAGTTCACGTAGACTCTGCCAAGATCGTTCTCACGCCATAGATCGAACGTGCGGCAGAGGAAATCACCGAAGTCGTCGGGGTCCACCGACCAATCTGTCACGACCGAGGTCGAGCGGCCTGGCCTTGCTGCCTCAGAGCCAACTGGTGGCATGGAGTCCTGATTCCAGTGGCCCGGCGCCACGGCATGAAAGTCTCGTGGCTCTACGCAGGGGCTCCACTGGATGTAGTGGCAGCCCAAATCTTCGGTCAAGAACCGGTAGACGTCCTCGGGATGCCGGGCGTTGACGGCGTTCACGACCGCCAAAGCGCTGAACGGTATGTTATGCCGCTGAAGCAGGCGAGCTGCTGAGTACACCTTGTCGAACGTGGAGGCGCCGCCCCGCGTGACGCGGTAGCGATCATGAAGATGCTTGGGCCCGTCGATGCTAAGGCCGACGAAGAACTCGTTCTCCTTCAGAAACTCGCACCATTCGTCGTCGAGCAGCAAGCCGTTGGTTTGCAGGTCGTTCTCGATGTGTTTGTCGCCAGCATGCCTCGCTTGTATCCGAATGACCTTGCGGAAGAAGTCGAGACCCAAGAGCGTGGGCTCTCCACCGTGCCACGTAAACTCGATGATGTCGGTATCCTGACCGGCAACGTGTTGACGAATAAATTCCTCTAGCAACCCATCGGTGATTGGGCTGGCGGAGTCGTCGGCAAGCAGGCCCTGCTTGTGTAAGTAATAGCAGTAGGTGCAGTCGATGTTGCAGCGAGAACCAATGGGCTTGGCGGCGACGAAGAATGATCGGACAAGGCGTCGCATGGCCATTGAGGAATTGGATGAATCAGGGAGGGGCAGTCAGCACAGTGGCTGGCGGTTTACTGCAACGCCAAACGGTAATCGACTATCCGCTGTTCGAGAGCCAAGCCACGGGCAAAGTCCAGTTCTGAGAGGGGCTCTTGTCCTTGTCGCTATCACTTGTCTTGGTGAAGGCAATACAAGCTTTCACCTGAGAGAGTCACGGCGGCCTTGAGATCGGCTGCGTCCTCGCGGCACGGATCGATTAGTCATTCAACGGTCCTAAATCGCTCCATGTGGCAGGATCAATTCCCCATATCTCTTCGCAGTCAATTGCGAGATCTTCGAGGGATTGGTAAAAGCTATCCCATTTGCACGGTCCTTCTGAATTTACGTACTGGTATAGAAAATAGCCTCCATCCCCCTTCTCCGCACCTAGCCACCGTATGTCATTCGTTACATGATCGTCGGGTATTTTACATTCGATTCTCATGGTACTAACGGAATGTGAATATTCCGCCCTCCATTGAACTCAAAATGTCCATGTGGACCACGACTTGAAGCATAGGGGCTTCGAGGGTGTCCTGCCAAGTCGCTGTTTGAAAAGCGAACTCGCCGCATCCCGTCAGCCGAATAGAGGGAACCGTCCTTGCCTGTAGTATAGCCATCGCCCAGAAATCGCTCCGCATCGTCAAGGAATTTTCCTTCAGTTCTTGGTTTCGCTGTCACGTTGTTGTACGGATCGGCCTTAAATCCAGGAGGCTTGCGAGGTTTCCCAGTGACAGGATCCGGTCGTGGCTGGGCACACCCATTGTTATGCACGAGTGCTCCAAGCATCGAAACCCGATAAACATGGTCAGTCTCGACGGCCATGTTGTAGACACGGTGAACTCCTGGAACTTGCGCAAGTGACTGTACTTGGAGCTGGCCATCGGGACCGTCCAAGAAATCGTCACGCAGGAGTTCGCGTGCCGACACCCACGCATCGTCGTTTGATCGAAAGAACTTGTGAGATCCGGTTGTGCGAACGGACTCAATCTTGCCATCTTGATCGGCAAACGTAAGTTCGTAGAGGTCGTCGTTGAGGTGGTCGACCGTAGTCAATACCACCCGACCAGGGCCGTCCATTATTGGTGGACAGGGCTCGTTGGCGACTACCACGGCCTGTAAATTCTCGGGAAGGCCCATCTCTAAGAGGTCAAGTGGCAATGGAACGGTATTGCCGACTTCAGCCGAGTGTGCTGAGACCCAGGCAGGTGGCTGCAACGTCGAAACATGCACCAAGTCGACTGTGCCATCTTCCCAACGGCTTTCAGCCTTAAGCCGTACTTTCCGCCACGTTGTGGGGTCGACCTGAGTGTGACCTGCAAGCTCATCGGCCGAGTAAACGCCTGTAACTCGATCGCCAACCTGTATCTGCTCGATAGGAGCAGTCGTTTCTGCGACTGATGCGGCGACCGGTGTTGGCTCAATAGCTGGTTCGGGATCACCGGCGAAGAAGCACGGTATTGCGAAGAATCCAGCAAGCAATAGCCAGCAGGTCAACCACACAACCTTAATGCGAGCCCGGCTAAGCAGCGACGACTTTTCAGACGCAATGCAGCCCGGTTTAAATCCTGGAACTATTACTCCAGTTTCTTCAACTCGCTCGGAGGTTGGCATATTCGACGGCTCTGCCATTGCTTCAGCACTTTGTGGCCTTAAGGGGGCCTTCCTGGAATTCTGACGGCGGCGAGCTTTGCTGCTTGAGTTAGTTTTCTCTGGCTTGCGACTGTGCAATTCGGGTAGACCTACGCCGGCAACTGCGATAACTGTCGCCGAAACTGCCAAGACCATCGATGAGTTGTGTGACGTACCGCTTTCCACCTGCACAAGGTGGGTCTCGGCTAACCGTCCCACGTCTGCGTGCTGCAGAACAGGGGTGCCAGCGACGAAGCAGAATCCGCCGCGAGTGCTTGGGGGGGCGTGTCCTGCTCGGGCAGCGGCGCGCGCTGCCGACGCGCCGGCAAATGCTCCCCCGACGATCCCTTCAATCAAACCTGCCATGAGCCCTTCTGCAGCAATGTCGCCGAAGGATGCTTTGGGGGAGGCAAATGCTCCTGCCAGCAGGCCAGCGAGGCCTCCCCCAATGGCGCCGGCAACGGCTCCAGCTGCGGCTCCCGGAGGTCCCCCCATGACTCCGCCGGCGGCAAAACCTGCTGCGAGACCGGATGAAGCCCCCGCCAGACCGCCGATTGCACTGCGAGTGCCGATTCCGTACAACCCCGAGGGATCAACGTAGATCACCGAGTTATTGCCGACGTAGCGGTGCAGGTTCATGTCGCCCGCGGCAAACCCCATCGGGTCGCGGGAAACAAACCCTCCGATGCTCGTGCTGTACCACCGAGCTCGGGCGTAGACGAGGCCGGTCGTGACGTCCAGGCTCTGGCCGGCAAAGAATCGGGTGTTGCCAACGGACGACGTCGATGTCGGGTTCGCCCAGTTGACATCATAGATGGTCACCCTGCCGAAGGGATCGTAGTCGTAGCGTTCTTGGACGACGCCCGCAGCATTGACAACGGCCGTGATATTGTGGTTGGCGTCGGACAGGTAGTAGAGTCGGTCCCCCGACACAAGCACGCCGGCTGAATAGCTGTCACGCAGGATGGGCGAGTCGATATAACGCAGTGACCAGACGTACTGCCGGTGGGGTTGAAGAACACTCTGGCCATCCGGCAGTCGCGTCTCGACGACCTGCTCGCCATCGTAGTAGAAATGCTCATCGGTTCCACCGCTGACCCGTTCGATCCGCCGGTCCTGGCCATCGTACTCATAGGTAACGGTTGTCGTTCCGTCGCTGGCCGACACAATACGGTTCCATGCGTCGTACTCCAGCGTCAATCCGGTAGTCTCGTTGCCAGGTTTGGGAGTGGTGATCATGTTCCCGGCGCGGTCGTACGCGGGCGTAGCGGCACCGGCGCTGATGGAGGTGATCTCATTGGCGGCGTTGCTCTGTCTGGTCTGGACGGTCCCGTCGTCGTCGAAGCTGCTCCAGTTGCCCAGCGCGTCGTGTCCCCAGTCCTGCGTGTAGCCGCTGCCTCGCTCAAACGACACGAGTTGGTCGAGGTCGTCATACTCATAAGCTTGGTCAAGAGAGGACTGCAGGGCATTGTCGCGGGCCGTGCGGTTTCCAGCGCGGTCGTACGTGTAGTTGTATTCGTCGAGCACGCTCGGAGTGGAACCATAGTCGTTCCAGACCTGATCAGCGACCCGGCCGAATCGGTCGAGTGCATCGAAGTTGCTTGCTGAGTAGTCGAGCTTGACCTCTGGCTCCTCGTAATCTTCGCTTGCCAGGGCGTCCAAGCCGAGATACTCGTACGCCGCGTGCGTGTTGGTCCCGTCGCCGATCGTTGCGACGCGTGAGAGCACGTCATCGATCGAACCAGAGCTGCCGTACCCGTACTCAACCGTCCTGCCGTTCGGATAGATTAAGTCGGTGAGTCTTAAGTGGGCTGCGACGCCCGCGCTGGCGCCGTCATCGTAGACGTAGGAAACGCTCGGCGTTGTGGAAGTGTTGACAGCGCCGTCGTTAGCCTGCCACTCTTCAATCAGGTTCCCCCAGCCGTCGTAGGCGTACTCGATCTGATTGACGACCTGCGTGCCACTTGTATCGCCGTAGCTAGTAATCGACTGCTGACGGCCGAGATCGTCGTAGGCGTAGGCGATTCGGCGGATCGAGCCATCGACGTTTTCCCCGCCGATCCCCAGATCTGTGACGGTGTCGTCGGACAAGCGGCCGGCCGCGTCGTAGCTGTACGCGTGGACGACGCCGCGTTGGTCGGTGGCCGTAACCGCACGGTCCAGCCAGTCGTAGGTCGTGGTGACGTGATCTCCGTTATCGGTAGTGATCGACCACACCAGTGTGTTCTGATCCTGCGTGAGCACGTCCGTTGCATCGGCAGATACCTCTCCCGTCCGCACGAACGCATTGGTGGGCGACTCGTAAAGGTAGCGAGTTGCTTGGCTGACGACGCCCCCGCCGCTCCCTTTGGCGTTGAGGGCGGTGACCGTAGCGAGGCGTCCGAGTGTGTCGTACTCGTACGCAGTTGTGATGTCCTGCCGCGTGTCGGTCTCAACGACGGCGCCGTCGTTGTAGTTCCGGATCTCGCGGATTGGACGGTCCAGGAGGTCGTACTGCGTTTCAAAGATGCGGCCGAGGTTGTCAACCTGGCGCTCAATCCTGCCGGCGTCACTCAGACGCGGGTCGTAAACCGATTTGGTGACGAGGTAGTTGTCGGAGGAGTTGGGCTCCGGGGCGGTAGACTCTACCACGT
This genomic interval from Posidoniimonas corsicana contains the following:
- a CDS encoding RHS repeat domain-containing protein, with the translated sequence MTQVTAWATDGAIQEIRREDASSNEVESWLYSYLGSSDPNEGLLSNVQMRQSDGSGGWDIVRQVSYEYYENAEDYGNLGDLKFAIIEDGSSVVLDTNYYRYYTPGEAGGYVHGLKYVFDAKSYARLTADVGDPTLASDSQVSPYAEQYFEYDEYTRATLHAIQGAGATASGGIGEYTYEYTVNSEFSDDFNDWAYKTVETLPGGNKNTFYTNASGAPLLKAFEDVNDSGNPGLEGEEWLTFYEYDSDGRQVMQAMSSAVTDYEIDGNNDLVVTLSSSTGLIHLTEYYTSTTATDTTSGGVASFFKASKVQQGTSGTPVLEQAQDYYVQTESGRTNVVLASDEVYRNTNGTGAETTSYAYTWFTDTVAVESIAVSLPVASASQNGSGSADVTTAYLDEYGRTVWTKDAAGYLSYTEYDPVTGAVVKMIDDVDTASTSDFSDLPSGWQIPTGGGLHLISTMEVDGLGRTIKLVDPVGNVTYTVYDDDAHEVRVYEGWDAASSNTTSPIQVYREDRPGSYTESLTYIWDDAGGVPVDMQARPTGAETLSDSRATIQSLSRTLYNAAGQAVATRDYSSLDGVTYSATPDLGVKGANYLESEGAFTSRGWMVLIADATGTSNHLFYDALGRLAQRWKGTDDVPTTDYNGDSTLDREDFRYWVEQNPNAVEGPAGTSMYKAALNIYDFDQAGGDSNQTETRIYFDSGANDFYTTYYEYDWRNRLTGTLEPDYVATVLTLDNLGRTTESQVFGGSSYSSNAIVTGDLRDQMEFLYDQQGRLYESRDYEVTVNSSTGAGTAGDYLPTDTWYDPRGYVAKTVVGAGTFQKSKYDGAGRMAAAYVSFDADENQTDYSAALSVAGDTVIEQAENWFDGNARMVAATTFKRLPTDSTSTGALTALNSYASTTANWFDDAGRVTHQVDYGRQDVVGAQATDFYDVYGDLIDTNSNRLPDVVESTAPEPNSSDNYLVTKSVYDPRLSDAGRIERQVDNLGRIFETQYDLLDRPIREIRNYNDGAVVETDTRQDITTAYEYDTLGRLATVTALNAKGSGGGVVSQATRYLYESPTNAFVRTGEVSADATDVLTQDQNTLVWSITTDNGDHVTTTYDWLDRAVTATDQRGVVHAYSYDAAGRLSDDTVTDLGIGGENVDGSIRRIAYAYDDLGRQQSITSYGDTSGTQVVNQIEYAYDGWGNLIEEWQANDGAVNTSTTPSVSYVYDDGASAGVAAHLRLTDLIYPNGRTVEYGYGSSGSIDDVLSRVATIGDGTNTHAAYEYLGLDALASEDYEEPEVKLDYSASNFDALDRFGRVADQVWNDYGSTPSVLDEYNYTYDRAGNRTARDNALQSSLDQAYEYDDLDQLVSFERGSGYTQDWGHDALGNWSSFDDDGTVQTRQSNAANEITSISAGAATPAYDRAGNMITTPKPGNETTGLTLEYDAWNRIVSASDGTTTVTYEYDGQDRRIERVSGGTDEHFYYDGEQVVETRLPDGQSVLQPHRQYVWSLRYIDSPILRDSYSAGVLVSGDRLYYLSDANHNITAVVNAAGVVQERYDYDPFGRVTIYDVNWANPTSTSSVGNTRFFAGQSLDVTTGLVYARARWYSTSIGGFVSRDPMGFAAGDMNLHRYVGNNSVIYVDPSGLYGIGTRSAIGGLAGASSGLAAGFAAGGVMGGPPGAAAGAVAGAIGGGLAGLLAGAFASPKASFGDIAAEGLMAGLIEGIVGGAFAGASAARAAARAGHAPPSTRGGFCFVAGTPVLQHADVGRLAETHLVQVESGTSHNSSMVLAVSATVIAVAGVGLPELHSRKPEKTNSSSKARRRQNSRKAPLRPQSAEAMAEPSNMPTSERVEETGVIVPGFKPGCIASEKSSLLSRARIKVVWLTCWLLLAGFFAIPCFFAGDPEPAIEPTPVAASVAETTAPIEQIQVGDRVTGVYSADELAGHTQVDPTTWRKVRLKAESRWEDGTVDLVHVSTLQPPAWVSAHSAEVGNTVPLPLDLLEMGLPENLQAVVVANEPCPPIMDGPGRVVLTTVDHLNDDLYELTFADQDGKIESVRTTGSHKFFRSNDDAWVSARELLRDDFLDGPDGQLQVQSLAQVPGVHRVYNMAVETDHVYRVSMLGALVHNNGCAQPRPDPVTGKPRKPPGFKADPYNNVTAKPRTEGKFLDDAERFLGDGYTTGKDGSLYSADGMRRVRFSNSDLAGHPRSPYASSRGPHGHFEFNGGRNIHIPLVP